The following proteins come from a genomic window of Malus sylvestris chromosome 4, drMalSylv7.2, whole genome shotgun sequence:
- the LOC126617961 gene encoding uncharacterized protein LOC126617961 isoform X1, whose translation MDYDDNDLQSHNVHLAGEGSTNCPPVLQPYALPKFDFDDSLQGHLRFDSLVETEVFLGIESSEPNHWIEDFSRGSSGIEFSSTAVESCSISRRNNVWSEATSSESVEMLLKSVGQEEIIPSETIFEESDACKELNCLTEQMEPNLDNDHKILSQTGNVTVLQPTLQQGETSKNLSSLKDVGVDQLCADDSQTREGKLLVDGNSNNLEPNDLSGKDTPHVSEGSPFADGKCKGVNQMELEYVVDEPPDKKEDSSASGMQVDYMISVQNINTSDELSNKDVQDNLKDITEENPDGHVLSIEAQHVNEKVVEKATCYLENPHCSSFEVESVERGIANQENVISVEEPLDMILQEDSDLHALGECSDREISGVDADTNKCENVVLFKGIDTGGDQSEPTTQSLSPRAYENKTSCAVETSNKNAEISSSLDPILKGDSDLHMPDGFGDRGCSEVPAVTNKCEDAVLLKDTGTGGDHFKLNTHDVSPMVNRGDDRYAVEVTNSNAGISSTLDPKLKVDSQWSSSKENALESGFQPDSGTLVRTSEASIEENDVSKDGSNENREVHCNLTATSSSAEVFSEAYVTGSSKSPRDAFGISREKLNAHGHVSLSILEESTQMCDDNKVYGEGNVGDGPDGNLDLPSSEKDRIQLLNDSNGKDLKFDGSVVKGSGSSPLCEGSTDKELIVPILTHETDGNEPVANLSLEDSNLASCGTTNAAPLSSGNGVASDIVSHSEVQAAPSSAAGSHCDKKEETANEMTKDASFSCVVPPPSVETGLVSVSEAEKGVSGQSLCKTVDQSLPVTDSCNKECQNEPQNAVVNEVSKRNTNEREVASDQCESSAKEGGGAEAIVFGKQDGSTIKESSERASANVTEPIMDSDTRTGPSTLVEVCGGTAKNVMKDTDTSEVSQDKTSAEAIMPSINCDTSMICEASICSASLPESHARFVAPESDLSSVGPNKTDCGPTKVVETIELSETKHDSGDIKGPKILSAPILDSVRDGDNHSPNSWNPKGNDASKDLRNGTSDVSLFTDLPKGEAANKLQPVPAIIPPRLAEVSIQNSGSGQLDAKISQVAQGASKGTPERKTRRASSKATGKQSAKKRSVQARGDRSSSVSQNQSGIFQLVPPSETKAYGHVDGSVKPFSVLTTSTSSLPDLNTSAPPSVIFQQPFTDLQQVQLRAQIFVYGALIQGIAPEEAYMVSAFGGHDGGGGMWENAWRVSIERLHSQKSSPVNPETPLQSRSDLRFTGSRAPDQVIKHGAFQSKSIPSPLGRPSSKGTPPTGSPMIPISSPLWSISTPVCEGLQYNYQQALNPLHPFQTPPIGNIFGGHNATWIPQASFRGPWLASSQSSAAQASNLFSAFPSTEAVQLTPVKETSLPQLPSMKHVSSGPSAQTGAPTSTFAGASAVFDPKKVLASQGQHSADPKPRKRKKTSASKDHVQVTMQAQSQPESALTLAGSSSLSTSVAISTPSTIVSKTMPEKLIMSVFQMPSTGHLKKADQDLEQRATLSEETLSKVKEARQQAEEAAAYAAAAVSHSQEIWDHSDKQKNSRLILDVEAKLASAAAAVAAAAAVAKAAAAAANVASNAALQAKLMAEEALVSYNDGNASQSPVPILRGEDGTNSSTSILVAAREAVRRRVEVASAASKRAENMDAIVKAAELAAEAVSQAGIIVAMGDPLPLSQLVEAGPEGYWKVPQVSSGLVMKSSGMSREQSNLVTVGEDADTSARGSKDRQSDKHEAQLTAHEKSPILREVNKESMDDQLRRGVGTTGFDTVIEKGSIGPKGRNVSEIISHSALITVENDFEKEAEASEESSIKEGSLVEVLKDGAGFGEAWFTAKVLCLQDGKACVCYTELQSDEGKLQEWVALEGEEDKPPKIRIARPVTALGHDGTRKRRRAAMADYTWSVGDKVDAWIQESWWEGVVTEKNKKDETILTVHFPAQGEKSVVKAWHLRPSLIWKDGKWVEWFSVRNDTSFLEGDMPQEKRPKLGSPAVEGKAKDSTSKGIDVVDSGKPVDPRVLNLSANEKVFNMGTNTRTENKLDATRTIRTGLQKEGSRGVVFGIPKPGKKRKFMEVSKHYGENESNKTNETSDSVKFPKYLMPQGSRGLKNTSKIDKREKQVAESKLKGLRSGKLQSLTGKSAAQKDNLLTDARSASDGSSEMDNTGKIKDSVNRAEGLSGKHTLSQTTQGQIEFSSLAPSSDSSFKKVSTLTAKSRANKGKLAPAGGRLGKIEEGKVFSGNPAKSTAEVVEPRRSNRRIQPTSRLLEGLQSSLIISKIPSVSHDKGHRSQNRNASRGNNNG comes from the exons ATGGATTATGATGACAATGATCTTCAAAGCCACAATGTTCATTTAGCTGGTGAAGGGAGTACTAATTGTCCTCCAGTTTTACAGCCATATGCTCTTCCCaagtttgattttgatgatagCCTTCAAGGGCATTTGAGGTTTGATAGTTTGGTTGAAACCGAGGTTTTTCTGGGCATAGAGAGTAGCGAACCTAACCACTGGATTGAGGATTTCTCTCGTGGGAGTAGTGGGATAGAGTTTAGTTCCACTGCTGTAGAATCTTGCTCTATATCAAGGCGCAACAATGTTTGGTCTGAGGCGACTTCCTCAGAATCTGTTGAAATGCTATTAAAATCTGTTGGGCAGGAAGAAATTATCCCCTCTGAGACAATTTTTGAGGAATCAGATGCCTGTAAGGAACTGAATTGCTTAACTGAGCAGATGGAGCCTAACCTGGATAATGATCATAAGATTCTTTCTCAAACTGGGAATGTTACAGTTCTACAGCCTACATTACAGCAGGGGGAGACTTCCAAAAACCTTTCTAGCTTAAAGGATGTAGGAGTAGATCAGCTTTGTGCTGATGATTCACAAACCCGTGAAGGTAAATTATTAGTTGATGGAAATTCAAATAACTTGGAACCAAATGATCTTAGTGGAAAGGACACCCCGCATGTAAGTGAAGGGAGTCCTTTTGCTGATGGGAAATGCAAAGGTGTAAATCAGATGGAATTGGAATATGTGGTTGATGAACCTCCAGATAAAAAAGAAGATTCCTCTGCTTCAGGAATGCAAGTTGATTATATGATATCTGTGCAAAATATTAATACAAGTGATGAGTTGAGTAACAAAGATGTCCAAGATAATTTAAAAGATATCACTGAAGAGAATCCAGACGGTCATGTGTTGAGCATAGAGGCTCAACATGTGAATGAAAAAGTAGTTGAAAAGGCTACCTGTTATTTGGAAAACCCTCATTGTTCATCGTTTGAGGTGGAGTCTGTGGAACGAGGAATTGCTAATCAAGAAAATGTTATTAGTGTGGAGGAACCGTTGGATATGATACTGCAAGAAGATTCTGACTTACATGCCCTGGGTGAATGCAGTGACAGGGAAATCTCTGGAGTTGATGCTGACACCAACAAATGTGAAAATGTGGTCTTGTTTAAAGGCATAGATACTGGTGGTGATCAATCAGAACCAACCACACAGAGCTTATCACCTAGGGCCTATGAAAATAAGACTAGCTGTGCAGTTGAGACTAGCAACAAAAATGctgaaatttcttcaagtctaGATCCTATACTGAAAGGGGATTCTGACTTACATATGCCGGATGGATTCGGTGACAGGGGGTGCTCTGAGGTTCCTGCGGTGACCAACAAATGTGAAGATGCAGTCTTGCTTAAAGATACGGGTACTGGTGGTGATCATTTTAAATTGAACACACATGATGTATCACCAATGGTTAACAGAGGCGATGATAGGTATGCAGTTGAGGTCACCAACAGCAATGCTGGTATTTCTTCAACTCTAGATCCTAAACTGAAGGTGGATTCTCAATGGAGTAGCTCCAAGGAGAATGCATTAGAAAGTGGTTTCCAACCAGATAGTGGGACTTTGGTCAGAACATCCGAGGCTTCGATTGAGGAAAATGATGTCTCTAAGGATGGAAGTAATGAAAATAGGGAAGTTCATTGTAACTTGACTGCAACATCTTCTTCAGCTGAAGTATTTAGTGAAGCATATGTAACTGGATCTTCTAAAAGTCCTCGTGATGCTTTTGgaatttctagagagaaattGAATGCTCACGGACATGTATCACTCTCTATTCTTGAGGAGTCAACTCAAATGTGTGATGATAATAAAGTTTACGGGGAAGGCAATGTTGGTGATGGACCAGATGGTAACCTGGATCTCCCTTCCAGTGAAAAGGATAGGATACAATTGCTCAATGATTCGAATGGTAAAGATTTGAAGTTTGATGGATCTGTTGTTAAGGGATCTGGATCCTCGCCATTGTGTGAAGGTAGCACAGATAAAGAGCTGATTGTTCCAATCCTAACACATGAAACTGATGGTAATGAACCAG TGGCCAACCTTTCCCTGGAAGATTCGAATTTGGCTTCTTGTGGCACCACGAATGCTGCTCCCTTGTCTTCAGGAAATGGTGTAGCCAGCGATATTGTTAGCCACTCAGAGGTTCAAGCAGCGCCTTCTTCTGCTGCAGGATCACACTgtgacaaaaaagaagaaactgCCAACGAAATGACTAAAGATGCAAGTTTTTCATGTGTAGTGCCACCTCCTTCTGTAGAAACTGGGCTAGTTTCTGTTTCCGAAGCGGAAAAAGGTGTTTCTGGACAGTCGTTGTGCAAAACAGTTGATCAGTCTCTGCCTGTTACAGACAGTTGCAATAAAGAGTGCCAAAATGAACCACAAAATGCAGTTGTTAATGAAGTTAGCAAGAGAAACACAAATGAGAGGGAAGTTGCTTCAGATCAGTGTGAATCTTCTGCAAAAGAGGGTGGTGGTGCTGAAGCTATTGTCTTTGGAAAACAGGATGGCTCAACCATAAAAGAGAGTTCTGAAAGGGCATCTGCAAATGTAACAG AACCAATTATGGATTCTGACACACGGACTGGGCCTTCAACATTGGTAGAAGTGTGTGGTGGTACTGCTAAAAATGTAATGAAAGACACTGACACTTCTGAAGTATCTCAGGATAAGACTTCTGCAGAGGCTATTATGCCCAGCATTAATT gtgACACTTCTATGATTTGTGAAGCTTCTATTTGTTCGGCTTCTTTGCCTGAATCTCATGCTAGGTTTGTTGCGCCAGAAAGTGATTTAAGTTCTGTTGGTCCAAACAAAACTGATTGTGGTCCAACAAAGGTTGTTGAAACAATTGAGCTTTCTGAGACTAAGCATGATTCAGGTGATATCAAGGGGCCGAAAATTCTGAGTGCCCCAATTTTGGACAGTGTTAGGGATGGTGACAATCATTCTCCTAATTCCTGGAATCCAAAAGGAAATGATGCCTCTAAGGATTTGAGAAATGGCACTTCGGATGTGAGTTTATTTACAGATTTGCCGAAAGGGGAAGCTGCCAACAAATTGCAGCCCGTTCCTGCTATTATACCTCCCAGA TTAGCAGAGGTGTCTATTCAAAATTCTGGTTCAGGCCAGCTGGATGCAAAAATCTCACAAGTTGCACAGGGTGCTTCCAAGGGTACCCCTGAACGGAAAACAAGGCGAGCATCTAGCAAGGCAACAGGTAAACAGAGTGCTAAGAAGAGAAGTGTGCAAGCAAGAGGGGACAGATCGAGCAGTGTGTCCCAAAACCAATCTGGAATTTTCCAGCTTGTGCCACCTAGTGAGACAAAGGCCTATGGGCATGTGGATGGTTCTGTAAAACCCTTTTCTGTTCTTACTACTTCCACATCTAGTTTGCCAGATCTAAATACTTCTGCTCCACCATCTGTAATATTTCAACAGCCGTTCACTGACTTGCAGCAAGTGCAATTACGCGCTCAGATCTTTGTTTATGGTGCTTTAAT TCAAGGAATAGCACCTGAAGAAGCTTATATGGTGTCAGCATTTGGGGGACATG ATGGTGGAGGGGGCATGTGGGAGAATGCCTGGCGGGTGTCCATAGAGAGGCTACACAGCCAAAAGTCTAGTCCGGTTAATCCAGAAACCCCTTTGCAATCACGTTCTG ACCTGAGGTTTACAGGTTCTAGGGCTCCTGACCAAGTAATTAAACATGGTGCATTCCAGAGTAAAAGTATTCCCTCACCTCTTGGTCGACCCAGCTCGAAGGGCACTCCACCAACGGGTAGCCCAATGATACCTATTTCATCACCGCTTTGGAGTATTTCTACCCCTGTTTGTGAGGGCCTGCAATATAATTATCAGCAGGCACTCAATCCATTGCATCCTTTCCAAACACCACCAATAGGGAACATATTTGGGGGCCATAATGCTACGTGGATTCCTCAGGCCTCCTTTCGGGGTCCCTGGCTTGCTTCTTCACAGTCTTCTGCAGCTCAAGCCAGTAACCTTTTTTCAGCATTTCCTAGTACAGAAGCAGTGCAGTTGACTCCTGTAAAAGAAACATCTCTGCCACAATTGCCTAGTATGAAGCATGTTTCCTCTGGTCCTTCTGCTCAGACTGGGGCCCCAACTAGTACTTTTGCAGGGGCGTCTGCAGTGTTTGACCCCAAAAAGGTGTTAGCATCACAGGGCCAGCATTCTGCTGACCCTAAgcctagaaaaagaaaaaagacttCAGCTTCCAAGGATCATGTTCAGGTTACTATGCAAGCTCAATCTCAACCCGAGTCAGCTTTAACACTTGCTGGTAGTAGTAGTCTGTCTACATCTGTTGCCATCTCAACCCCAAGTACCATTGTGTCTAAGACCATGCCAGAGAAATTGATTATGTCTGTGTTTCAGATGCCTTCCACTGGTCACCTCAAAAAAGCAGATCAGGATTTGGAGCAGAGGGCAACTTTATCAGAGGAGACTCTTAGTAAAGTTAAGGAGGCCAGGCAACAGGCAGAAGAAGCTGCTGCTTATGCTGCTGCAGCTGTTAGTCACAGCCAAGAAATTTGGGATCATTCGGATAAGCAAAAAAATTCCAGATTGATATTAGACGTCGAAGCTAAGTTGGCATCTGCTGCTGCAGCTGTAGCTGCCGCGGCTGCTGTTGCGAAGGCAGCAGCTGCAGCTGCCAATGTTGCATCAAATGCTGCATTACAAGCAAAATTGATGGCCGAAGAAGCCTTGGTTTCATATAATGATGGGAATGCAAGCCAAAGTCCTGTGCCCATTTTAAGGGGTGAAGATGGAACAAATAGTTCAACTTCGATCcttgttgcagctagggaggcTGTTAGAAGGAGAGTTGAAGTTGCATCTGCAGCCTCAAAGCGAGCTGAAAATATGGATGCTATTGTAAAAGCTGCTGAGCTGGCAGCAGAAGCTGTATCACAAGCTGGAATAATTGTTGCTATGGGTGATCCTTTGCCATTGAGTCAGTTAGTAGAAGCTGGTCCAGAGGGTTATTGGAAAGTACCTCAAGTTTCTTCAGGACTGGTTATGAAATCCAGTGGCATGTCAAGAGAACAGTCAAATTTAGTTACTGTTGGAGAAGATGCTGATACTTCTGCTAGGGGTTCTAAAGATAGACAATCAGATAAGCATGAAGCACAGCTGACTGCACATGAGAAGTCACCTATTCTGAGAGAGGTAAATAAGGAATCAATGGATGATCAATTGAGGCGGGGTGTAGGAACCACGGGGTTTGATACAGTCATTGAAAAGGGGTCAATAGGACCAAAAGGCCGCAATGTTTCTGAGATCATATCACACTCTGCTTTGATTACTGTCgagaatgattttgaaaaggaaGCAGAAGCATCTGAAGAAAGCAGCATCAAGGAGGGTTCTCTAGTAGAG GTTCTCAAAGATGGGGCTGGATTTGGAGAAGCCTGGTTTACTGCTAAGGTATTGTGTTTGCAGGATGGAAAAGCCTGTGTGTGTTACACTGAGCTTCAGTCAGATGAAG GGAAACTGCAGGAATGGGTGGCACTTGAAGGTGAAGAAGATAAGCCACCAAAGATACGAATTGCCCGCCCTGTTACTGCTTTGGGACACGACGGAACAAGGAAAAGGCGCAGAGCAGCGATGGCAGATTATACTTGGTCTGTTGGAGATAAAGTTGATGCATGGATACAGGAGAG CTGGTGGGAAGGAGTTGTCACtgagaaaaacaagaaagatgaaACTATATTAACTGTCCACTTTCCAG CTCAAGGGGAAAAGTCAGTTGTTAAAGCTTGGCATCTTCGGCCTTCTCTCATTTGGAAGGATGGCAAATGGGTTGAATGGTTTAGTGTGCGAAATGACACCTCCTTCCTTGAG GGTGATATGCCTCAGGAAAAGCGACCCAAATTGGGCAGTCCTGCAGTGGAAGGCAAAGCGAAGGATAGCACATCAAAAGGCATTGATGTTGTTGACTCAGGGAAACCTGTAGACCCAAGGGTACTGAATTTATCTGCAAATGAAAAGGTATTTAATATGGGTACGAATACCAGAACTGAGAATAAGCTTGATGCAACCAGAACAATTCGAACAGGGTTGCAGAAGGAAGGATCAAGGGGGGTTGTTTTTGGTATTCCCAAGCCtggaaagaagagaaaattcATGGAAGTTAGCAAACATTATGGGGAAAATGAGAGTAACAAGACAAATGAAACTAGTGATTCGGTGAAATTTCCGAAATACTTGATGCCTCAAGGATCCCGTGGATTGAAAAATACATCTAAAATTGACAAGAGGGAAAAACAAGTGGCAGAATCCAAGCTAAAGGGTCTGAGATCTGGAAAGCTGCAAAGTTTGACAGGTAAATCTGCCGCACAGAAGGACAACCTCTTAACAGATGCACGCAGTGCCTCTGATGGTTCAAGTGAAATGGACAATACAGGAAAGATCAAAGATTCTGTAAACCGTGCCGAGGGTTTATCCGGAAAGCATACCCTATCACAAACAACACAGGGCCAAATTGAATTTTCTTCACTAGCTCCATCATCTGATTCTTCATTTAAGAAAGTCTCCACTTTAACTGCTAAATCTCGGGCAAACAAAGGAAAACTTGCACCTGCTGGTGGAAGGTTGGGTAAAATTGAGGAGGGCAAAGTGTTTAGCGGAAATCCAGCAAAGTCGACTGCTGAAGTTGTTGAGCCTCGTAGATCAAATCGCAGAATTCAACCTACATCAAGA CTACTAGAAGGACTGCAAAGCTCGTTGATCATCTCAAAGATTCCTTCTGTTTCACATGACAAGGGCCACAGAAGTCAGAACCGGAATGCCTCTAGAG GGAATAACAATGGTTAG